In the Flagellimonas sp. MMG031 genome, one interval contains:
- a CDS encoding ABC transporter ATP-binding protein, with amino-acid sequence MITVHNLTKTYGDKTVLNIDHLEIPKGQSFGLVGNNGAGKTTLFSILLDLIQPSTGHIINKDIRVDESEAWKPFTSAFVDETFLIGYLTPEEYFYFIGELRGRNKADVDALLANFDDFFHGEILNQKKYLRDLSKGNQKKVGIVASFIGNPEVVILDEPFANLDPTTQIRLKGIIKDLAAKEGVTVLVSSHDLIHVTEVCQRIVVLHKGEIVKDLHTSAETMKELEAFFAG; translated from the coding sequence ATGATCACAGTTCATAATTTGACCAAGACCTACGGAGACAAAACCGTTTTGAACATTGACCATTTAGAAATTCCCAAAGGACAGAGCTTTGGCCTTGTTGGCAACAACGGGGCGGGGAAAACAACCCTGTTCAGTATTTTGTTGGATTTGATACAGCCTTCTACCGGTCATATCATAAATAAAGACATTCGGGTGGACGAGAGCGAAGCATGGAAGCCCTTTACCTCTGCCTTTGTTGATGAGACCTTCTTGATCGGGTACCTTACACCCGAAGAGTACTTTTACTTTATCGGCGAACTGCGCGGAAGGAACAAAGCGGATGTTGATGCCTTATTGGCCAATTTTGATGACTTTTTCCACGGAGAAATCCTCAACCAGAAAAAATACCTTAGGGACCTTTCCAAAGGAAACCAAAAAAAGGTGGGCATTGTGGCCAGCTTTATCGGTAACCCCGAGGTGGTGATTTTGGACGAACCCTTTGCCAACTTGGACCCGACCACCCAAATTCGATTAAAGGGAATCATTAAGGATTTGGCAGCAAAAGAGGGCGTTACCGTACTGGTTTCTAGTCACGATTTGATCCACGTAACCGAAGTTTGCCAGCGTATCGTGGTGCTCCATAAAGGTGAGATTGTGAAAGATCTTCACACCTCTGCGGAAACCATGAAGGAATTGGAAGCTTTCTTTGCAGGTTAA
- a CDS encoding DUF5687 family protein — MIKHFIGLQWKSFFRSATFKTEIWFKILMAIGALWITATFLGMGVAAYFIIDERGIGDPLRVINRFMIYYLAFDLLFRYMLQKMPVTNIKPLLYLPISKSKVVHFSLGKTAISFFNVAHAFFFVPFSIVLVAQGYPAIQVIGWHLAMMALLYCNNFINVMVNNQNAVFYVFAALFILAGASQYYQWFDITFYTQPIFDFFYDLPWTTIIPWMVLAGLYYGAFAYFKKHMYLDGGLAKKHTEAKTENLEWLDRFGNLGTFLKNDIKLIKRNKRSRSAVIAGFFFIFYGLLFFTNAIEVYDGPFWKIFAGIFVTGGFLFSFGQYVPSWDSSYYPLMMSQNIKYREYLSSKWYLVVIATIISTFLATFYLYFGWEAYAAVLVGGIYNIGINSYLVLWGGAYVKTPIELTSNKKAFGDKQAFNAKTLLLTLPKLVLPIAIYAIGHFLINPTAGYIFVAVFGILGFAFKNRVFTMIEGIYKKEKYKTLQAYKQK; from the coding sequence ATGATCAAACATTTTATTGGGCTCCAGTGGAAGTCATTTTTTAGATCGGCAACCTTCAAGACCGAAATATGGTTCAAGATCTTGATGGCCATAGGTGCTTTGTGGATTACTGCCACATTTTTGGGGATGGGTGTTGCCGCATACTTTATTATTGACGAAAGAGGTATCGGCGATCCGTTAAGGGTCATCAACCGTTTTATGATCTATTATTTGGCATTCGACCTCCTATTCCGGTACATGCTTCAAAAAATGCCGGTCACGAACATCAAACCCTTGTTGTATTTGCCCATTAGCAAAAGCAAAGTGGTCCATTTTTCCCTCGGAAAAACGGCCATTTCTTTCTTCAATGTGGCCCATGCCTTTTTCTTTGTACCGTTCAGTATTGTTTTGGTCGCCCAAGGATACCCTGCCATTCAGGTCATAGGATGGCACTTGGCGATGATGGCGTTGCTCTATTGCAACAACTTTATCAATGTGATGGTGAACAACCAAAATGCTGTTTTTTATGTGTTCGCGGCCCTCTTCATCCTGGCCGGTGCATCGCAATACTATCAATGGTTCGATATTACCTTTTACACCCAACCCATTTTCGACTTTTTCTACGATCTGCCCTGGACGACGATTATCCCTTGGATGGTTTTGGCAGGCTTGTACTATGGCGCCTTTGCCTATTTCAAAAAGCACATGTATTTGGATGGCGGACTGGCCAAAAAACATACCGAGGCCAAGACAGAAAACCTGGAATGGTTGGACCGCTTCGGGAATTTGGGCACCTTCCTCAAGAACGACATCAAACTAATCAAGCGGAACAAGCGCTCGCGCTCGGCGGTGATAGCAGGATTCTTCTTTATTTTTTACGGACTGCTCTTTTTTACCAATGCCATCGAAGTCTACGACGGGCCTTTCTGGAAAATCTTCGCAGGTATTTTTGTTACGGGAGGGTTCCTGTTCAGTTTTGGGCAGTACGTGCCCAGTTGGGACAGCAGTTACTATCCGTTGATGATGAGCCAAAACATCAAGTATCGGGAATACCTTTCTTCCAAATGGTATTTGGTGGTTATTGCGACTATTATCTCCACTTTTCTTGCGACGTTTTACCTTTACTTTGGATGGGAAGCCTACGCCGCAGTATTGGTTGGAGGCATCTATAACATTGGGATAAACAGTTACCTGGTGCTTTGGGGAGGGGCTTATGTAAAAACGCCCATTGAGCTTACCTCGAACAAGAAAGCCTTTGGCGACAAGCAGGCCTTTAATGCCAAAACGTTGTTGCTTACCTTGCCCAAATTGGTGCTGCCCATAGCTATTTATGCCATTGGCCACTTTTTGATCAACCCTACGGCAGGGTACATCTTTGTAGCCGTGTTCGGCATACTCGGATTTGCTTTCAAAAACAGGGTATTTACCATGATTGAGGGCATTTACAAAAAGGAAAAGTACAAAACACTACAAGCATACAAACAGAAATAA